From a region of the Plasmodium cynomolgi strain B DNA, scaffold: 0633, whole genome shotgun sequence genome:
- a CDS encoding CYIR protein (putative;~vir-type antigen) translates to RILSNRFVWNNNNRKNLYGGNNGLLDYAPESFNAYLGESYYIGYHPA, encoded by the coding sequence AGAATCTTAAGTAATAGATTTGTATGGAACAATAAtaataggaaaaatttatatggAGGAAACAATGGATTATTGGATTATGCACCAGAATCTTTTAATGCATATTTAGGAGAGTCATATTATATTGGATACCATCCTGcttaa